In Sphingopyxis sp. FD7, a single window of DNA contains:
- the cobA gene encoding uroporphyrinogen-III C-methyltransferase has translation MQPDDFPAGSVWLVGAGPGDPELLTMKAVRLIERADIVFYDALVGMGILALIPDRAERASVGKRSGRHSKDQGTIDALLVSAARAGKRVVRLKGGDPMFFGRATEEIAAIERAGLRVRVCPGITTASAVAASAGMSLSLRGVARDIRFVTAHSRRGAALDLDWDSLARDGSTLAFYMGREAAGAIAKGLMAAGMRGDMPVLIACNASLPDEQRLATRLDLLGLATQSLAGSAPTLILVGAAVALAERACSGQITAHAG, from the coding sequence ATGCAGCCTGACGATTTTCCGGCCGGATCGGTGTGGCTCGTCGGCGCCGGTCCCGGCGACCCCGAACTGCTCACGATGAAGGCGGTGCGGCTGATCGAGCGCGCCGATATTGTCTTTTATGATGCCTTGGTCGGCATGGGCATTCTGGCCTTGATTCCTGATCGTGCCGAGCGTGCCAGCGTCGGCAAGCGGTCGGGTCGACACTCAAAGGATCAGGGCACGATCGACGCCCTGCTGGTGAGCGCTGCGCGCGCGGGCAAGCGCGTGGTCCGACTGAAGGGTGGCGATCCGATGTTCTTCGGTCGCGCGACCGAGGAAATCGCCGCGATCGAACGGGCCGGCTTGCGGGTGCGCGTCTGCCCCGGAATCACGACAGCCAGCGCCGTTGCGGCGTCGGCCGGCATGTCGCTCTCGCTGCGCGGCGTCGCGCGTGACATCCGCTTCGTCACGGCACACAGCCGCCGCGGCGCTGCGCTCGATCTCGACTGGGACTCTTTGGCGCGGGATGGGTCGACGCTTGCTTTCTACATGGGTCGCGAAGCGGCGGGGGCCATTGCCAAGGGTTTGATGGCGGCCGGAATGCGGGGCGACATGCCGGTGCTTATCGCCTGCAACGCGAGCCTGCCCGACGAACAGCGACTGGCGACGCGGCTCGACCTGCTCGGCCTTGCGACGCAATCGCTCGCGGGCTCGGCGCCGACCCTCATTCTGGTAGGCGCCGCGGTAGCGCTTGCCGAGCGGGCGTGCTCGGGACAGATCACCGCCCACGCGGGCTGA
- a CDS encoding IS5 family transposase, translating into MWTDTTRAQYARADLALPSDLTDAEWAVLEPLLPGPCCVGRPRKWPLRRIIEAILYLLRGGLPWRMLPPCFPPVSTVRRWFYLWRDNGLWLSLNHALLLIGREALGREASPSAGVIDSQSVKTTESGGPCGYDAGKKIKGRKRHIVTDTEGNLVHAVIHTADVQDRDGAPFVLAEIIRRHPWLRHIFADGGYAGDKLRQALRKIGKWTVEIIKRSDHAKGFEVLPRRWVVERTFAWLGRNRRLAKDFEQTIASATAWLFIASIQLFVRRIARA; encoded by the coding sequence ATGTGGACCGACACCACCCGGGCGCAGTATGCCCGTGCCGACCTGGCTTTGCCAAGCGATTTGACCGATGCGGAATGGGCCGTGCTGGAGCCGTTACTTCCGGGCCCTTGCTGTGTAGGGCGACCGCGCAAATGGCCGCTGCGGCGGATCATCGAGGCGATCCTGTATCTGCTGCGCGGTGGGCTGCCCTGGCGGATGTTGCCGCCCTGCTTTCCTCCGGTCTCGACGGTGCGGCGCTGGTTCTATCTGTGGCGCGACAATGGTCTGTGGCTCTCGCTCAATCACGCCCTGCTGCTGATCGGGCGGGAAGCCCTCGGGCGCGAGGCTTCTCCGAGCGCTGGGGTCATCGACAGCCAAAGCGTGAAAACCACGGAAAGCGGCGGGCCTTGCGGCTATGACGCAGGCAAGAAGATCAAGGGCCGCAAGCGACACATCGTGACCGACACCGAGGGCAATCTCGTTCATGCCGTGATCCACACCGCTGACGTGCAGGATCGCGATGGCGCGCCGTTTGTTCTGGCCGAGATCATCCGCCGTCACCCTTGGCTCAGGCACATCTTCGCCGATGGCGGCTATGCTGGCGACAAGCTTCGCCAGGCGCTGCGCAAGATCGGGAAGTGGACGGTCGAGATCATCAAGCGATCCGACCATGCCAAGGGCTTCGAGGTCCTGCCCAGACGCTGGGTGGTCGAGCGGACCTTTGCGTGGCTCGGTCGCAACCGCCGCCTCGCCAAAGACTTCGAGCAGACCATCGCATCGGCAACCGCGTGGCTGTTCATCGCCTCAATTCAGCTCTTCGTCCGCCGTATCGCAAGAGCATGA
- the mazG gene encoding nucleoside triphosphate pyrophosphohydrolase, which produces MTNTASPAPIDRLLAIMRQLRNPDGGCEWDLAQSFATIAPYTIEEAYEVADAIVGGDPAAICDELGDLLLQVVFHAQIAADDGLFDFDDVANAISDKMERRHPHIFGGAATGDVRRQWEAIKADERSENGPQGALAGIALSLPALLRAQKLQGRAARVGFDWPDSNGPRDKIAEELAEVAEAKDPAARHEEIGDLLFAVVNYARKLGVDAESALRDANRKFARRFAAMEDRAGGTLTGLSLDAQEAHWQAVKASEAR; this is translated from the coding sequence ATGACAAACACTGCGTCCCCGGCCCCCATCGACCGGCTCCTCGCCATCATGCGGCAACTTCGCAACCCCGACGGCGGCTGCGAATGGGATCTGGCGCAAAGCTTTGCGACGATCGCGCCCTATACGATCGAAGAGGCCTATGAGGTTGCCGACGCCATTGTCGGCGGCGATCCCGCGGCGATCTGCGACGAGCTGGGCGATCTGCTGCTTCAGGTGGTTTTTCACGCCCAGATTGCGGCCGATGACGGCTTGTTCGATTTCGACGATGTCGCCAATGCGATCAGCGACAAGATGGAGCGGCGCCATCCGCACATCTTCGGCGGTGCCGCGACCGGCGATGTGCGGCGGCAATGGGAGGCGATCAAGGCCGATGAACGGTCCGAAAACGGCCCTCAAGGCGCGCTGGCGGGCATCGCGCTTTCCCTGCCCGCGCTGCTGCGCGCCCAGAAGCTTCAGGGCCGGGCCGCGCGCGTCGGTTTCGATTGGCCCGACAGCAATGGTCCGCGCGACAAGATCGCCGAGGAGCTAGCCGAGGTCGCCGAGGCGAAAGATCCCGCCGCGCGCCACGAAGAGATCGGCGACCTGTTATTCGCCGTCGTCAACTACGCCCGCAAGCTGGGCGTCGACGCCGAAAGCGCGCTCCGCGACGCCAATCGGAAATTCGCGCGCCGTTTTGCCGCGATGGAAGACCGCGCAGGCGGCACTCTGACCGGCCTGTCGCTCGACGCGCAAGAAGCGCATTGGCAGGCGGTCAAGGCGTCGGAGGCTCGGTAG
- the nirD gene encoding nitrite reductase small subunit NirD has translation MTTVAEWLDIGWVDQIPVRGSRTVQVAGGDDIAVFRTAEGKVFALLDRCPHKHGRLSQGIVHGGAVACPLHNWRISLSTGEVLGEDKGCTPTVPVRIDGGRVLICRASTLKAAA, from the coding sequence ATGACCACCGTGGCAGAATGGCTCGACATCGGCTGGGTCGATCAGATTCCCGTGCGCGGCAGCCGCACCGTGCAGGTCGCGGGCGGCGACGATATCGCGGTGTTCCGCACCGCCGAGGGCAAGGTCTTCGCCCTCCTCGACCGCTGCCCGCACAAGCATGGCCGCCTCTCGCAGGGCATCGTCCATGGCGGCGCGGTCGCCTGTCCGCTGCATAACTGGCGGATCAGCCTGTCGACCGGAGAGGTGCTCGGCGAGGATAAGGGCTGCACCCCGACTGTGCCTGTCAGGATCGACGGAGGGCGCGTGCTGATCTGCCGCGCCAGCACGTTGAAGGCGGCGGCGTGA
- the hflX gene encoding GTPase HflX codes for MIIVPEWHSQRLARDLDARAEEAKGLALAIGLDVVAVHMLRLRQTRAATLLGVGQIEAIEPDIAAKGIQLVVVDAALTAIQQRNLETAFGTKVIDRTGLILEIFGERAATAEGRLQVELAHLDYQAGRLVRSWTHLERQRGGFGFLGGPGETQIEADRRMIRGRMARIRRSLEDARRTRQLQRSKRQRAPWPVIALVGYTNAGKSTFFNRLTGSDVMAEDMLFATLDPTMREIRLPGIDKAILSDTVGFVSDLPTELVAAFRATLEEVTTADLIVHVRDIVHPDTEAQYDDVRAILDSLGVNGPQDEESDGAASAIPQIEIWNKIDTADADRRASMEAMAARRSDVAIISAVTGEGVDAARLLMASQLTARHQVQQIYLGYEQGDAMAWLHARGEVVADEPRGEGHVLTVRLDPADRARFDRLWPPTEPPTP; via the coding sequence ATGATTATCGTGCCCGAATGGCATAGCCAGCGCCTTGCCCGCGACCTCGACGCGCGCGCCGAGGAGGCGAAGGGCCTTGCGCTGGCGATCGGGCTCGACGTCGTGGCGGTCCATATGCTGCGGTTGCGCCAGACGCGCGCCGCGACGCTGCTCGGCGTCGGCCAGATCGAAGCGATCGAGCCCGACATCGCGGCAAAAGGCATTCAACTGGTTGTGGTCGATGCCGCCCTGACGGCGATCCAGCAACGCAACCTTGAAACCGCCTTCGGCACCAAGGTGATCGACCGCACGGGCCTGATCCTGGAAATCTTTGGCGAGCGTGCGGCGACGGCCGAAGGACGGTTGCAGGTCGAGCTCGCGCATCTCGACTATCAGGCGGGACGGCTCGTGCGTAGCTGGACGCACCTCGAGCGGCAGCGCGGCGGCTTCGGCTTTCTGGGCGGCCCCGGCGAAACGCAGATCGAGGCCGACCGCCGGATGATCCGGGGACGGATGGCGCGTATTCGTCGCAGCCTGGAGGACGCGCGCCGCACACGCCAGCTCCAGCGTTCCAAGCGTCAGCGCGCGCCATGGCCGGTGATCGCGCTCGTTGGCTATACCAATGCCGGAAAATCGACTTTCTTCAACCGCTTGACGGGAAGTGACGTCATGGCGGAAGATATGCTTTTCGCGACGCTCGACCCCACGATGCGCGAAATCCGCCTGCCCGGTATCGACAAGGCGATCCTGTCCGACACGGTCGGCTTTGTGTCGGACCTGCCGACCGAGCTGGTCGCGGCGTTCCGCGCGACGCTGGAGGAGGTCACGACCGCTGACCTGATCGTCCATGTCCGCGACATCGTGCATCCCGACACCGAGGCGCAGTACGACGATGTGCGCGCGATTCTGGACTCGCTGGGCGTCAATGGGCCGCAAGACGAGGAGAGCGACGGGGCTGCCAGCGCCATTCCGCAAATCGAGATATGGAACAAGATCGACACGGCCGACGCCGATCGCCGCGCCTCTATGGAAGCGATGGCCGCGCGGCGCAGCGACGTAGCGATCATATCGGCGGTGACGGGCGAGGGGGTTGACGCCGCGCGCTTGCTTATGGCGTCGCAATTGACCGCACGGCACCAGGTTCAGCAAATCTACCTCGGCTATGAACAGGGCGACGCGATGGCATGGCTGCACGCGCGCGGCGAAGTGGTTGCCGATGAACCCAGGGGAGAGGGGCATGTGCTGACGGTCCGGCTCGATCCGGCCGACCGCGCCCGTTTTGACCGGCTATGGCCGCCTACCGAGCCTCCGACGCCTTGA
- the hfq gene encoding RNA chaperone Hfq, with translation MSDKNQNLQDIFLNALRKSKTPVTMFLVKGVKLQGIITWFDNFSLLLRRDGQSQLVYKHAISTVMPSHDFDLSLLGGSLRDAPPSKGKALQDVFLNAVRRSDESVTMFLVNGVMLQGDIVAFDLFCMLLERERQVQLVYKHAISTVQPNGPINLTDNDDEADDS, from the coding sequence GTGTCCGATAAAAATCAGAATCTTCAGGATATTTTCCTCAACGCTCTCCGCAAGAGCAAAACCCCCGTCACGATGTTTCTGGTGAAGGGCGTCAAGCTTCAGGGCATCATCACCTGGTTCGACAATTTCTCGCTGCTGCTCCGCCGCGACGGCCAGTCGCAGCTGGTGTACAAACATGCGATTTCGACCGTGATGCCTTCGCATGATTTCGACCTGTCGCTGCTCGGCGGCAGTCTGCGCGATGCGCCGCCCAGCAAGGGCAAGGCGTTGCAGGACGTGTTCCTCAACGCGGTTCGCCGATCGGACGAATCGGTGACAATGTTCCTCGTCAACGGCGTGATGTTGCAGGGGGATATCGTTGCGTTCGATCTGTTCTGCATGTTGCTCGAGCGCGAACGGCAGGTGCAGCTCGTTTACAAGCACGCGATTTCGACGGTCCAGCCGAACGGTCCGATCAACCTGACCGATAATGATGACGAAGCGGACGACAGCTGA
- the nirB gene encoding nitrite reductase large subunit NirB has product MEHRPLSPDADTRAHLVVIGNGMAGCRAVEELLARDPMRYRVTIFGAEPRVNYNRIMLSPVLAGEKSFDDIVINDADWYAANGISLIAGDPVIAIDRAAKTVTTRGGVSESYDKLLIATGSDPFIIPVPGKDLPGVIAFRDMDDVGTMLSAAEKGGSAVVIGGGLLGLEAAHGLSLRGMNVTVIHLMPTLMERQLDEAAGWLLKQALEARGQTILTGADTAEIVGDDKVEGVKLKDGTLIPADLVVMAVGIRPSVALARDAGLAVGRGIQVDDHMVTSDPDILAVGECVEHDGQVYGLVAPLWDMCRSLADGLVEKPSGYRGSVTSTKLKVSGIDVFSAGDFSGGDGCEDIVLRDAARGIYKRVVLKDDRIVGAVLYGDTADGSWYFDLLRKQEDVARLRDVLIFGQAFASGGGQADPRAAVAALSDDAEICGCNGVSKGQVISCITKGAHSLDAVRATCKASASCGSCTGLVENLLALTLGDDVQSGPKTMCKCTSFGHDDVRREIVTQNMRSIPEVMQKLHWSTPDGCSSCRPALNYYLLCALPGEYVDDQQSRFVNERLHANIQKDGTYSVVPRMWGGLTSPKELRAIADVVEKYNAPMVKVTGGQRLDIFGIRKEDLPAVWADLNAAGMVSGHAYGKALRTVKTCVGSEWCRFGTQDSTGLGVRIERMSWGSWMPHKFKIAVSGCPRNCAEATIKDFGVVCVDSGYELHVGGNGGIHVRATDLLCKVATEQEALDYCAAFIQLYREEARYLERTAPWIERVGLDYVKARLLDDPAGREALRARFLYSQSFSQDDPWAQRAGGAEAEHHAPMARFIPQEALA; this is encoded by the coding sequence ATGGAACATCGCCCTCTCTCCCCCGATGCCGACACGCGGGCCCATCTGGTCGTGATCGGCAACGGCATGGCCGGGTGCCGCGCGGTCGAGGAACTGCTCGCGCGCGATCCCATGCGTTATCGCGTGACGATTTTCGGCGCCGAGCCGCGCGTCAATTACAACCGCATCATGCTCTCGCCCGTGCTCGCGGGCGAAAAAAGCTTCGACGACATCGTGATCAACGATGCCGACTGGTATGCGGCGAACGGCATATCGCTGATCGCGGGCGACCCGGTGATCGCGATCGACCGCGCGGCAAAGACGGTGACGACGCGCGGCGGGGTCAGCGAAAGCTATGACAAGCTGCTGATCGCGACCGGTTCGGACCCCTTCATCATCCCCGTGCCCGGCAAGGATTTGCCCGGCGTCATCGCGTTTCGCGACATGGACGATGTCGGCACGATGCTGAGTGCCGCCGAAAAGGGCGGTAGCGCCGTGGTGATCGGCGGCGGCCTGCTCGGCCTCGAGGCCGCGCACGGCCTGAGCCTGCGGGGCATGAACGTCACCGTCATCCACCTGATGCCGACGCTGATGGAACGCCAGCTCGACGAAGCGGCGGGCTGGCTGCTCAAGCAGGCGCTGGAGGCGCGCGGCCAGACCATCCTGACCGGCGCCGACACCGCGGAGATCGTCGGCGACGACAAGGTCGAGGGTGTGAAGCTGAAAGACGGGACGCTGATTCCCGCCGACCTGGTCGTCATGGCGGTCGGCATCCGTCCCTCGGTCGCCCTCGCCCGCGACGCGGGGCTCGCGGTCGGGCGCGGCATTCAGGTCGACGACCATATGGTGACGAGCGACCCCGACATTCTCGCGGTCGGCGAATGTGTCGAGCATGACGGGCAGGTATACGGCCTCGTCGCGCCTTTGTGGGACATGTGCCGCAGTCTTGCCGACGGCCTCGTCGAAAAGCCATCGGGTTATCGCGGATCAGTGACCTCGACCAAGCTCAAGGTGTCAGGGATCGACGTCTTCTCCGCGGGCGATTTTTCCGGCGGCGACGGGTGCGAGGACATTGTGCTGCGCGACGCGGCGCGCGGCATCTACAAGCGCGTGGTGCTCAAGGACGATCGCATCGTCGGCGCGGTCCTCTATGGCGATACCGCCGATGGCAGCTGGTATTTCGACCTGCTCAGGAAACAGGAGGATGTCGCCCGGCTTCGCGACGTGCTGATCTTTGGCCAGGCCTTCGCCTCCGGGGGTGGGCAGGCGGACCCTAGGGCGGCCGTTGCGGCGCTTTCCGACGATGCGGAAATCTGCGGCTGCAACGGCGTTTCCAAGGGCCAGGTCATCTCATGCATCACCAAGGGCGCGCACAGCCTCGACGCCGTGCGCGCCACGTGCAAGGCATCGGCGAGCTGCGGCAGCTGCACCGGCCTCGTCGAGAATCTGCTCGCGCTGACGCTCGGCGACGATGTCCAGAGCGGCCCCAAGACGATGTGCAAATGCACCAGCTTCGGCCACGACGATGTTCGCCGCGAAATCGTCACGCAAAATATGCGCTCGATCCCCGAAGTGATGCAGAAGCTCCACTGGTCGACCCCCGACGGCTGCTCCTCCTGCCGTCCGGCGCTCAATTACTATCTGCTCTGCGCGCTGCCCGGCGAATATGTCGACGACCAGCAGAGCCGTTTCGTCAACGAGCGGCTTCACGCCAATATCCAGAAGGACGGCACCTATTCGGTCGTCCCGCGCATGTGGGGTGGGCTCACCAGCCCCAAAGAGCTGCGCGCGATCGCCGATGTCGTCGAAAAATATAATGCGCCGATGGTCAAGGTGACCGGCGGCCAGCGGCTCGACATCTTCGGCATCAGGAAAGAGGATCTGCCCGCGGTCTGGGCCGATCTGAATGCCGCCGGGATGGTGTCGGGGCACGCCTATGGCAAGGCGCTGCGCACCGTGAAAACCTGTGTCGGGTCCGAATGGTGCCGCTTCGGCACGCAGGATTCGACCGGGCTCGGCGTCAGGATCGAACGGATGAGCTGGGGCAGCTGGATGCCGCACAAGTTCAAGATCGCCGTGTCGGGGTGCCCGCGCAACTGCGCCGAGGCGACGATCAAGGATTTCGGCGTCGTCTGCGTCGATTCGGGCTATGAGCTGCACGTCGGCGGCAATGGCGGCATTCATGTCCGCGCGACCGATCTGCTCTGCAAGGTCGCGACCGAACAGGAAGCGCTCGACTATTGCGCCGCCTTCATCCAGCTCTACCGCGAAGAGGCGCGCTACCTCGAACGCACCGCGCCGTGGATCGAGCGCGTCGGGCTCGATTATGTGAAAGCGCGCCTGCTCGACGACCCGGCGGGCCGCGAGGCGCTGCGCGCGCGCTTCCTCTATTCGCAGAGCTTCAGTCAGGACGACCCCTGGGCGCAGCGCGCCGGGGGCGCCGAGGCCGAACATCATGCGCCGATGGCGCGCTTCATCCCGCAGGAGGCCCTTGCATGA
- a CDS encoding CmpA/NrtA family ABC transporter substrate-binding protein, with the protein MTGDRFRIGFLPLVDAALPILAHEMGFAAREGVQIELVRDMTWATVRDRLLYDHTDAAHMIAPLAIATTLGRDRPPLPLAVPFVLGLNGNAVTFSTALAAEAGLGSALGDPTEVGAALRVIAAARKVTGKPLRFGVVHRYSSHNYMLRYWLAGVGIQPDVDVEIVVTSPPFAADALAAGEVDGICVGEPWNSIAVDRGVGHIALATAQIWRRGVEKVLVTREAVLGERRDAVEALIRALHAAAAHFVAPDSVEASADILARREYLDAPRDAVLRAITDRIRVVPGGEPIHYPDFMFQYREAANFPWRSQAAWLYSQMVRWDYMPYDRVQADAAANVFRPDIYRSALAGSGAPLPGASSKLEGGLGEPIGAGSTQGRLTLGNDRFFDGRAFDPDDIETYLADLP; encoded by the coding sequence ATGACGGGCGATCGTTTCCGCATCGGTTTCCTGCCGCTCGTCGACGCCGCATTGCCTATCCTGGCGCACGAAATGGGTTTTGCCGCCCGCGAAGGCGTGCAGATCGAACTCGTGCGCGATATGACCTGGGCGACGGTGCGCGACCGACTGCTCTATGACCATACCGACGCCGCGCACATGATCGCGCCGCTGGCGATCGCGACCACGCTCGGCCGTGACCGACCGCCCCTCCCGCTCGCGGTGCCGTTCGTGCTCGGCCTCAACGGCAACGCCGTGACCTTTTCAACCGCGCTCGCCGCCGAGGCGGGGCTGGGCAGCGCGCTCGGCGATCCGACAGAGGTTGGAGCGGCGCTGCGCGTGATCGCGGCGGCGCGCAAGGTGACAGGCAAGCCGCTGCGTTTCGGAGTGGTTCATCGCTATTCGAGCCACAATTATATGCTGCGATACTGGCTCGCCGGCGTGGGCATTCAACCCGATGTCGACGTCGAGATCGTCGTGACAAGCCCCCCTTTCGCCGCCGATGCGCTCGCCGCCGGCGAAGTCGATGGTATCTGTGTGGGCGAACCGTGGAACTCGATCGCAGTCGATCGCGGCGTCGGCCATATTGCCCTGGCAACGGCGCAGATATGGCGGCGCGGTGTTGAAAAAGTCCTCGTGACACGCGAAGCGGTGCTCGGTGAGCGACGCGACGCGGTCGAGGCGCTGATCCGCGCGCTCCATGCTGCGGCGGCGCATTTCGTCGCGCCCGATTCGGTCGAGGCGAGCGCCGACATATTGGCGCGCCGCGAATATCTCGACGCTCCGCGCGACGCGGTGCTGCGCGCGATCACCGACCGCATCCGTGTCGTTCCAGGCGGCGAGCCGATCCATTATCCCGATTTCATGTTTCAGTATCGCGAAGCCGCGAACTTTCCCTGGCGCAGTCAGGCGGCCTGGCTCTATTCGCAGATGGTTCGCTGGGACTATATGCCATATGACCGGGTGCAGGCCGATGCGGCAGCAAATGTGTTTCGACCCGACATATATCGTAGCGCGCTTGCGGGTTCCGGCGCTCCCCTGCCCGGCGCCAGCTCAAAGCTTGAAGGAGGTCTTGGCGAACCGATCGGCGCGGGTTCGACGCAAGGTCGACTGACACTCGGCAACGACCGATTTTTCGACGGCCGCGCCTTCGATCCGGATGATATCGAAACTTATCTCGCTGATCTGCCTTGA
- a CDS encoding nitrate/nitrite transporter, with amino-acid sequence MTIAGAGAGRAPKSSFWASGHWPTLVAAFLYFDLAFMVWVILGPLAPAISTDLGLSPAQKGLMVAVPTLAGALLRVVNGLLVDRIGPKRAGAISQVIVIVGLFLAWAAGVTSFAGTLALGVVLGFAGASFAIALPLASRWYPPEHQGKAMGLAGMGNSGTVLAALFAPGLAVTFGWNAVLGLACIPLTIVFVAYLFMAKDAPNAPAPKKLVDYFQPLKTADAWWLMAFYSVTFGGFVGLAASLPIYFTDQFGLTPVIAGYCTAGCVFAGSLVRPLGGALADRIGGVKALMMVFVVAALALAGVPQAASLPAALGLFVIAMLALGTGNGSVFQLVPQRFAAEIGVMTGLVGMAGGVGGFYLASSLGFAKQWSGSFAPGFYIFAGLAVAALAALMFVKGQWRATWGAAEGVRI; translated from the coding sequence ATGACGATAGCAGGCGCAGGTGCCGGGAGGGCACCCAAATCGAGTTTCTGGGCCAGCGGCCACTGGCCGACGCTGGTTGCGGCCTTTCTCTATTTCGACCTGGCCTTCATGGTATGGGTGATTCTGGGGCCGCTTGCCCCCGCCATTTCCACCGATCTTGGCCTGAGCCCGGCGCAGAAGGGGCTGATGGTCGCGGTGCCGACGCTCGCGGGCGCGCTGTTGCGCGTCGTGAACGGGCTGCTCGTCGATCGTATCGGTCCGAAGCGTGCGGGGGCGATCAGCCAGGTGATCGTCATCGTCGGCCTGTTTCTCGCCTGGGCGGCGGGCGTGACCAGCTTTGCGGGGACGCTCGCGCTCGGCGTGGTGCTGGGCTTCGCCGGGGCCAGCTTTGCGATCGCGCTGCCGCTCGCGAGCCGCTGGTATCCGCCCGAGCATCAGGGCAAGGCGATGGGGCTTGCCGGCATGGGCAATTCGGGCACCGTGCTCGCCGCGCTGTTCGCGCCCGGCCTTGCCGTGACCTTCGGATGGAACGCCGTGCTGGGCCTCGCCTGCATCCCCCTGACGATCGTGTTCGTCGCCTATCTTTTCATGGCGAAGGACGCGCCGAACGCCCCTGCCCCCAAAAAGCTGGTCGATTATTTTCAGCCGCTCAAGACCGCCGATGCCTGGTGGCTGATGGCCTTTTATTCGGTGACCTTCGGTGGGTTCGTCGGACTGGCGGCATCGCTTCCCATTTATTTCACCGACCAGTTCGGCCTGACCCCGGTGATCGCCGGTTATTGCACCGCCGGCTGCGTTTTCGCCGGATCGCTGGTGCGCCCGCTGGGCGGCGCGCTCGCCGACCGGATCGGCGGCGTAAAGGCGCTGATGATGGTGTTTGTGGTCGCCGCGCTGGCGCTTGCGGGGGTGCCGCAGGCGGCGAGCCTGCCCGCCGCGCTCGGCCTGTTCGTCATCGCGATGCTGGCGCTCGGCACCGGCAATGGTTCGGTGTTCCAGCTCGTGCCGCAGCGCTTTGCGGCCGAAATCGGCGTGATGACGGGACTCGTCGGCATGGCGGGCGGCGTCGGCGGCTTCTACCTCGCTTCGTCGCTGGGCTTTGCGAAACAGTGGAGCGGCAGCTTTGCGCCGGGCTTCTATATCTTCGCGGGGCTTGCGGTTGCGGCGCTCGCCGCGCTGATGTTCGTCAAGGGCCAGTGGCGCGCCACCTGGGGCGCGGCCGAAGGCGTGCGGATCTGA